The Vespula pensylvanica isolate Volc-1 chromosome 20, ASM1446617v1, whole genome shotgun sequence DNA window TatcttatatgtatgtatgtatgtatataaagaaaagaaaaaaaagacggatAACCCTATGGTTATTCAACCGAAGATAAACGTTCCTCTGTTTTTTCACCGACTTCGGGGGAGACAcgtcattcgttcgtttacaCGTGCGGACCGGCATCCGATCGTTCGCGAACGAGCTTGGCTTTTACGGGCTAGCGCATTTTCAATATCCACCTGAAGTTTCGAGGTTGAAGCCGCTCGCGGTTTGCACGAGGTCACGGTAAACGAGGTCGTTTAATTCCGTCCCACGTCGGTTCTTTACGTCTACGTGAATTAGCGTTCCGTCGTAGCATCCGTCAGTCGGAGAGTTCGATCCGAATCTTCGataaagtacttacttacgatCTTTTATGCTTTAGAGGGACACGtacattttacaatatatacttAAACTCGTACACGCGTATGTCCGTCGAAATAGGGCTAAACCCGTAATTTCCGTAGTTTAATCGtcttcgtttcgatcgaaGCAGATCGATTAACGGTATTCGCTAGTCGATAACGACACGatcgtctatctcttttctataaCGTACGTCAATgtttatcttcctctctctctctctctctctctctctctctcgcccccCTCCCTCTCCGCTGCCCCTCTCCTACACGTTCTCCTTCCATCCGCACGCTACGATCCGTTTTAATTATGATTCACGTGGAGAGAGATTACTATCCTTTCTCGTCTCGGCGAGCCAACTACGAATAGAgttcgagaagagagaaggagaaaggtgGACTTTGTATACCGGTCGTCTCAGGAGTTTCGCAAAGATAGCGAATTCTTACGATTAAATTTAAGCGAAAGAATCGCTCGTATTTAGCTCGTACACGAGAATGAAGATAATACTTGAAATCGAACCGGCCTTGGGCTTGAAAACGGGAATTGCGTTGTGACAGTCTTATCTCGATCTTCGagcgtaaataataatattattatagcaTCGTTCGCGCGCGAACGACAATCGGCGATTAGTCATAGTgctgaaatataataaatatctttttcgcGCCTTTCGTATGTTTCTACGTGTATTATGTACATAGAGTCGATTATCTTGAGCATATTTCCACGTGCAAATGCATAACATGACAGATAagttaatttgtaaaaatgacATCTTTCATCCTCGTAGCTTCTTTACGGACAAGCGTGACAATCGAATACGTTTGTTCaagattatttgtattttctaaGCATTATATGGCAATTAAATAGACACGTATCCCTAGTTGAATAATGTTATgtcagaaaaaatatttttacgatggTCGTTCGAAAAGGTTAGTAATGTTGACGAACGAACGTCGtaagataaaattgtaataactacttacgattctttttatacatttatatatcgacgatcgttataatatcatgctacatttttttttctttttttttggtaaataTAATCTCAAACGTATCGTTTCATCGAGCGTTCGAAGCTCGTAATACGTAGCGAGAGCAAGCAACGTTTCGTCAAAAGCGTTCGAAAAAAGTTTCACTCACCTAGAGAACACGTTTTAACGTCGAAAAGCCAGGATGCTGGAGATAGTATGGATAAGCCCGCGAAATGTATACttaataattacgaatattaCGAACCAATCGATCAAATTATTTAACGGAATCTAAGACGCGCGTAAATTCGAACCAGACGGGAAGAACGAACTGTCGGTAAATACGATGAATTATAGTAGTGCTCggatatttcctttttctttttctttttatttatttttcgtttctttttttctttcttgtttccttttgatcgttattgcaattatttcttatcgacgTTTTCCATTTTTTGACCGTACTCGTACGACGTATTTAtaacctatttttttttttttttttttttttccaacaaaAGTTATTTCGTTCCGAACGacgtagaaatatttctacgaGTAGCTCGAATTTTTGTCAATACCGCAACGACGAGCGATTTCGACGAGAAatttaaatgagaaagagaaggaatacGTTCGATTTCTGGAATATTCCCAATAGCAATCGCTCGAACGTAAGTCTCGCGCGATTATCTTTGTACGACGATTATTGAATCGATAAAGTGTAGCAACAAGCGTAAGTGATGCAACATTTACGTTTTACTGCAgataacaagaaatatttgtaagaGACTTGTGTGAGAATCGTATTGTAGAATTTTCTCTGCGTAGTACGTTCATACGCGTACGTATATCGTACTTTCCGAGTTACTGTCGATACTCGATAACGATAAAAGTATCTCGACGAACGAATCCTTGAGCGTAACTTTCGAGCCTTTAAcgttttttaaacgatcgtagaaggagaaagaaaatatttccgaGGCGTCGAATCGGAGGATTATCGAATTTTCCGTTCAAACGAACATCCTATCTCTCTCGCGAGCTAAGATCGCAATTGAAAGGGAACATGCGTAGCATGTACGAAACGCGATATTGTTACGGGATGATAAATATCGCTGCGTATCCGTGCAGAAACGTTGGCGACACCAGCGCACCTATTCGCAGCTATTCGCTTCAGGTAATGTGCGAATAAAGTATCGAAAAGTGTTCTCTCTCGAAAGCTGCgtaaatttcgatatatcgttttttttttttttttttttttcgcgtaaTTCCAACgatttatgtaattttcaCAAGCCAGACGCACGTCGGTGATTCTCTGACGAACGACACGGGCATCTATTTTGCTCGTTTTAGGAACAAAATGACGACGAAGAGAGGACACGGCTCCGTTGCGACGTTATACGTTACTGCGAATTGCGCATGCGCAAAGACGGTCGAGCGTATCCTATAAAAGTACTCGCTAGAACGTCATCGAAATTAGTATCGAATCGAGCGTAGACTCGATACGATCGGTGCCGAGAACGGTTGATTTTTTCCAGTCTCCTTGATCACCGCTACTAAGCATTTTTCAAAGTCTCTTTGTGCGATACAACAAAAGCAGAAACTATGTCCGATAACTACTACGTCGACGAGTACGAGCACTTCAACTACGATTACGACAAGCACATTTTCACCGGTCACGGTGGCAAACAACGATCGAAACGCGAAGCCGACGCTCATACCAATCATTTCGATCCGAGCGGCCATTCCAGAAAGATCTTAACGAAGCTCATGAATTCCGAACATAACAAGAGACAACAGGGAAAGACCAAAGCGTAGATAGATTctggtaaatattttatttcgtattctttGTCGTCATTTTTCCATACGTGCGTACGTATATCGCGTATACGATCgtaaaacgaatcgatcgttaCGCATGTATCTCGGtcgttttttttccctttataaCGACACCTCGCCTCTTTtgtttaaactttttttttttgctttaacgTTAAAACGGTAACGCTCCATGATACGTACGTTCCATTCCAAATCGCATTATGTCTCTCAACGTTAGTAGTCGCTTTCCAGAGATATTACGTCTGATGTTAGACGCAATAACTCGTACGTCTCTACCgtcgaaaattaataaatcgattctCGCCGTGTACTGCGtcttacttttcttatcgCGGCAGCCATTTTAAATGCACTCGCTTATTCTACGCCCAACATTCCGTAAGAAAACATTTCTCCGACTTTTACGACGAATTTATCGGATTTGTTTTTCCTCTTGAACTAATTTATAGACGCGTTAGTAAATATAAGCTAATGACAAAGGACGAGTAAATGTTGATGCAAAACAACGACGTAAATACatcatatgtgtgtgtatatttttcttttctttgttttcgttGCAGGTCCTTTAACATTGGCCGTTACACCTCCGTGGAAGTATTATCTCATCTCGACTTTCTACCATCCGGAGATACGGGGACTCTCGGCTATAAACAAAAGCGTTGTCGACAAATGCATTTATTCATCGATCATGACTTCTCATTCGCAATAAAATTACTAATAAGATAGATAGCGTTATGTGATATCGGAATAGTCTTTCGATATTCGATAGTttataagtttcttttttcttttttcttattcggaCTACTCTTAGAGAAGATATTATTAGATTATGGAGTTTCTACGACACGTCAAGACCGTCGACTATGTTCGCGCTCGGAGAAGCACGAACGATCGACGTCGTTTGCATACATGCCATTgattcgttcgtaaaaaagGATGAACCAAcgacaaaacaaaacaaaaaagaaatacgaaacaaTCGCGATTGTAAACTTCGGCCATCGGGTTTgaatattaaacgaaacgaCATGAGCTTTACTCTCTTAGCTCGTCATTACTTCTCGTCAAATCGTTACTTCTAGCAtcgataagttttttttttccaacttGTATCATGAAAGATCTTTGATACTTAAGTGTGTTATATTACGTTAAAGTCTGTGTAATAATTGACATACACGAAATAAAgactaataaaatatctttccgAATGTTACATTGCTGCTTGCGTCATTGgattataaattgaatttatttataaatatgagcTGCACgatacaaaatattacatacgtagaaatcgttttttccttttcttttttctcccgaACCATAAGGTAAAATCAAGATATATCGCGTCTGGTAACGAACGACGTTGATGAGCGAATACACAAATTCCAGTCGCTTATTTTTATAGcgtatcttttgaaatattcatttatacacAAACATTCGTCCTTTGCGTAagtaaaattatcaaatgatAGCTTAAAcgtttttcatcgaaatacTTTGGAATATACAGAAAACATCCGTATTACgtcgatagaaaatatcgtGTTAATCGCATAGGCACCGATGATCCCATATCAATggaagaattaaattaatttatgtcGAACGAAATCTAATTCTTGCTTTAAGATACCAATCAAGAGAAACTCGGTAGACTGTATCGTTACATTTTTAGGTACTTTCGATAACAATTTTCGCGCATTGTCCAAGTCGTCCTGATgacttataattattgttttttctgaCAATTTCGCAGATGGCCGTAACAAAGCTTTACCGCCACACGATGCGATCATGGCtacaaaatagaaacgaagaaaaattaaataatttgatttattcgtATCCTCGGTATAGTACaaggtataataataaaaaaaaaaaaaaaaaaaaagaaaagaaaaagaaaactcacTTCTCAGTTCCGATATAGGAGGCGATATTATATTTGGAGTTAACAAAACTACGTAACCAtccaacaattttctttctctagctTTGTCCAAGCTCTTCCGTAATCTAAATCCATACTTCGCTTCCATAGCTGGATCCTTCAACATGTAATTCTCCCAATCTAAGAAACGGCCGGCTTTTTTGCTCTCGTGCAACCAATTTATAGATACTATCGGCACTGCGTTCGCTAATGcacaaagaaattttatcgtcCTACGTATTTTGTCTGTAACCAATATAGTACATTTCGAAGGATCTTCCACCTTTGTAGCGCctagaagaaacaaaaaaagaaaaagaaatgaagaaacgaaatatgaCGCGATCCGACGAATTAGTTTGGTACGATATATAGCGTTTGTCATAAAAAAtgctaagaaagaaaagttacaAGTACCTAATACTTTCAACACTTTAGCGTATTCATCGTCCGTTATACCggtgaaaagaattttttcttttgcagaAAATGAAGTATTCGGGCTTAAAAAGGACACGCTTCTACGCGTCGTAGGCGTCGAAGCTATCGTGGAAGTTTTCCTATTACTTTCTTCATCCGTCGAAGTATCGTTGTTCCTTCTCCCCGTTTTCTTCGGaccatttgtattattttcatttttccgtTTCTCCGTGATCGTTCGCGTCGAACGAGTCGATCGTGATCTCGCGTTGAATATCGCAAAATCATCCTCGTTCTCGACGGTCGATGTCGCGTCATCCGTCGTAGAATCGATGGACGATTGCGAGGAATTATTTTGACCGAATTTGGTTCGTTTAACTCGCGATTTGGATACTTCGTAGCGCGTATTGTTCGTTTGACCCTTACGGGAAACGTTACTGTCCTCGTTTAATGTACCACCGTCCGAATTGGCGTTCGTCGCTTTAcgttttcgaatatttcttggCTGGATAATCGAGGAATCGTTCATAATCATTGCGATCTCTTGCGACTCCTTTCCCATGTCGATGTTGGACGTATTACCGGCTTTGGTATCTTTCATGCCGCTACCGTTTCCCTTGCTCTCTTTCGCGCGACGTTCTTCGATCTCCTTTTTCGAGTCCGTCTCGGTCATGGATCGAATAATATTCCTTTTTGGGGCTTTGTCGGTTACGTAAGTTAAAATACTTTCGGATTCTCTTCCGACATTTCCCTTATCCATTTTATTAGTCCTCCTTTTAACCGAAGGTTTGTTGCTCGAGTTTACATTGCctacttttttctcccttttagcCACTTTTCTCTCCGTGAAACGACGACTCGATTTATCGTCTCCGTTGGAAATCAGATCTTCGGCCATCTTCTTTAGATTTTCGTAATTCGCATCTTCCATCGTTTCGGATACGTTCTTAATAGTAGATCCGGTTTCCCAGATTTTAGATTCGTCAGATCTTTTATTGCTGGAACGGCGCGTAGATCTGGTTTGTTCCAACAACGGTGTCGATGACGCACGAGCGTCTGAAAGAGTGCCGCATATATTAACTTCCGGCAGTCGAGTTAAGATatcgtcgtctctctcttccgaCAATTTTGCCCCTGTTTTCGTGCGTTCGCCGGCAGTTTCTTTCGAAGAACGCGAAGAAATCTCGAAACTATTTAATAAATCCTTCTCTATGCGATCGGTAGTTTCTTCGGAACGAACGG harbors:
- the LOC122635950 gene encoding nuclear protein 1, yielding MSDNYYVDEYEHFNYDYDKHIFTGHGGKQRSKREADAHTNHFDPSGHSRKILTKLMNSEHNKRQQGKTKA